The Ornithinimicrobium sufpigmenti genome includes the window TACGCACTGCCCGCCTTCTTCGACCGCCGCAAGACACGGCTACGCACAGCCTGCGACAGCCGCCACCACGACTGGCCCGCCCGACCCGCCCACGTCCGCTTCCAGGCCGCCGACGAACAGCGGCACGAGGACTATGCCCGCGACGTCGACCACCACCGCCGGCTGTTCGCAGCCGCCGACCAGACACCGCAAGGCCCGCGCCTGCACGTCGTCGACGGTCACCGGGTCGACCCGCTCACCGGCGAGGTGCATTAACAAGCGGCAGGCGGCATGAGAGTGAGACGGGTGCGGCCTTGGGGGTCAGCCGTTGGCCGTCGGTAAGTATGGTGCTAGGCGTGCGAGTTCCTGAGGTTGTGGACTATGCCGCCTTCCTGCCCGCCGCTTGGGGTGAGCGGGTGGATTACGCTCCCGAGCAGGACCGGTGGGAATGGCACGGCCACGACGTTCACGTCTACCGCCGCCGCAGCCCCGAAGCGCGGGTCCGGGTCATCGTCGTGCATGGTGCCGGAGGAAACAGCAGCGCCTTGTGGCCCATTGCCTCTCTACTGCCGCCGGAGCAGTTCGACCTGTCAGCCGTGGATCTGCCCCTGTACGGCAAGACGGTATCGCCGGACCCGTCCTCGGTGCGGTACCAGCACTGGGTCGACATGCTCTGTGACTTCGTGGCTGCTGAGGACGACGGGAGACCGCTGCTCCTTCTGGGCGCCAGCGTGGGAGGCATGCTCGCCTATGAGGTCGCCGCACGCTGCGGGCGTGTTGCGGTCGTCGTGGCCACATGCCTGCTCGACCCTCGCGACCGGCGTGTCCAGCGGGTGCTGACCAGGTTCGGCCCTGCAGGTGTGCTCGCCGGGCCTTTAGCGAGGCGGCTTCCTGACAGGCTGTCGGGGCTGCGGGTGCCCATGTCGTGGGTAGCCGCGCTGGACAAGATGAGCCGCAACGCCGGACTGTCGAAGCTCTGCGCCAGCGACCCCCGGGGCGGAGGGGCACACGTGCCTCTTGGCTTTCTCGCCTCCTACATGACGTACCAACACGTCCAGCCCGAGCAGATGCGCACCCCCGTCATTCTCGCGCACCCGGACAAGGATGCCTGGACGCCCCTGGAGGTGAGCATCCGATGGTTCCAAAGAATTGCAGGTCCGACCGAACTGGTCAGGCTGCGTGGCTGCGGCCACTTCCCCATAGAAGAGCCCGGACTCTCCAGCCTCCTAGGCAGACTCACAGGCCTGGCACCGGACATCGAGACGGCAATCGAGCACGCGACGGGCAGCCCTCCCAACTCGCGCTGAGCCCGGATCCCCCGTCGCGGCAGATGAGAGCATCCCTGTCGCGCTCGGGCCTACACAGTCATCAGGGTTCGCCACAGAGCAGAGGCGTGCCCTGCGTCGAGCCGAGGTCACAACGCGTGCCGCATCGGGGCCGGACCACTAGCCTCGGAGAGATCACCGAATGAGGAGCGGCATGGTGGAAGACCGGCATTGGCCATCGTTCCATGAAGCAATAGTGATCTGGGAACACTTCTACACAGCGCACAATGTCGTGTCACGCAATACCGAGGAGTTGGTGGTGTTCCTCAGGACGATTTGTTTCCCGAGCGACATGGGCCTGTACAAGAGCGAGCGCATCGAGACCAGTGTCTTCCACGACGGCCCCTGGCGGTCGCTGGCCGACGTCGAGGCAGCGACCGCTGCCTGGGTCACCTGGTACAACCACGAGCGCTTGCACGGCACCCTCGGTATGGTTCCACCCATCGAGTTCGAAGCCGCTCACTACACCACCCGCGCCTCGACCCAGAAGGGCGCGTAACCCACCATGACAGCGGCATCAAAC containing:
- a CDS encoding alpha/beta fold hydrolase, producing MRVPEVVDYAAFLPAAWGERVDYAPEQDRWEWHGHDVHVYRRRSPEARVRVIVVHGAGGNSSALWPIASLLPPEQFDLSAVDLPLYGKTVSPDPSSVRYQHWVDMLCDFVAAEDDGRPLLLLGASVGGMLAYEVAARCGRVAVVVATCLLDPRDRRVQRVLTRFGPAGVLAGPLARRLPDRLSGLRVPMSWVAALDKMSRNAGLSKLCASDPRGGGAHVPLGFLASYMTYQHVQPEQMRTPVILAHPDKDAWTPLEVSIRWFQRIAGPTELVRLRGCGHFPIEEPGLSSLLGRLTGLAPDIETAIEHATGSPPNSR